Proteins encoded within one genomic window of Sphingosinicella ginsenosidimutans:
- a CDS encoding aspartate/tyrosine/aromatic aminotransferase produces MAMETLVDRGPSLQEAPLLFDRLEAQPADSLIALIALAEADPRPTKIDVGVGVYRDSDGNTPILRAVKKAERILEQVQTTKSYIGSQGDARFTQLIGEIVFGPNHDPNIVGLQTPGGCGALRIGADLIARAGGDIRIFVGQPTWPNHAPLIGTAGVPMVDYRYYDRATHRIDFDAMMESLKGARRGDVVLLHGCCHNPTGADLDADQWRAIADLVAARGLIPFVDLAYQGLGNGLEPDAAGTRLVVQAAEQALVAQSCDKNFGIYRERTGNLFIKASSPAQAEVAFGNLIGLARTMWSMPPDHGAAVARIVLEDPDLRADWHAELTDMCARIRRIRARLAAADPRLAYIGGEHGMFSMLPLTPDQVIGLRASHGIYMAPSGRFNVVGLSDDSVDRFAAAVLEAMDG; encoded by the coding sequence ATGGCCATGGAAACGCTCGTGGACCGGGGGCCGTCCTTGCAAGAGGCTCCGCTGCTGTTCGACCGGCTGGAAGCCCAGCCGGCGGATTCCCTTATCGCATTGATCGCGCTCGCCGAAGCCGATCCGAGGCCGACCAAGATCGACGTCGGCGTCGGCGTCTATCGCGACAGCGACGGCAACACGCCGATCCTTCGCGCGGTGAAGAAGGCCGAGCGGATCCTGGAGCAGGTGCAGACCACCAAATCCTATATCGGCTCGCAGGGCGATGCGCGCTTCACCCAGCTGATCGGCGAGATCGTGTTCGGGCCCAACCACGATCCGAACATCGTCGGGCTGCAGACGCCGGGCGGATGCGGCGCGCTCCGCATCGGCGCCGATCTCATCGCTCGCGCCGGCGGCGACATCCGCATTTTCGTCGGCCAGCCGACCTGGCCCAATCACGCGCCGCTGATCGGCACCGCCGGCGTGCCGATGGTCGATTACCGCTATTACGACCGGGCCACCCATCGCATCGATTTCGACGCGATGATGGAATCGCTGAAGGGCGCGCGGCGCGGCGATGTCGTGCTGCTCCACGGCTGCTGCCACAACCCGACGGGCGCCGATCTGGATGCTGACCAGTGGCGCGCGATCGCCGATCTCGTCGCGGCGCGCGGGCTGATCCCGTTCGTCGATCTCGCCTATCAGGGCCTTGGCAACGGGCTTGAGCCCGACGCCGCCGGCACCCGCCTCGTCGTCCAGGCGGCGGAGCAGGCGCTCGTCGCGCAGAGCTGCGACAAGAATTTCGGCATCTACCGCGAGCGCACCGGCAACCTCTTCATCAAGGCGTCCAGCCCCGCCCAGGCGGAGGTCGCGTTCGGCAACCTCATCGGCCTTGCCCGGACCATGTGGTCGATGCCGCCCGATCACGGCGCCGCGGTCGCGCGGATCGTGCTGGAGGACCCCGACCTTCGGGCCGACTGGCACGCCGAACTCACCGATATGTGCGCCCGCATCCGCCGCATTCGCGCCCGGCTCGCCGCAGCCGATCCGCGCCTCGCCTATATCGGCGGGGAGCATGGCATGTTCTCGATGCTGCCGCTGACGCCGGACCAGGTGATCGGGCTGCGCGCCAGCCACGGCATCTACATGGCGCCGTCCGGCCGCTTCAACGTGGTCGGCCTGTCCGACGACAGCGTCGACCGCTTCGCCGCGGCGGTGCTGGAGGCGATGGATGGCTGA